In the genome of Triticum urartu cultivar G1812 chromosome 5, Tu2.1, whole genome shotgun sequence, one region contains:
- the LOC125556400 gene encoding uncharacterized protein LOC125556400 isoform X1, with protein MLPIGSHCRRSFAGSGCGQQVGCADPERAQVGVRRRPDASPTLSAQSTDGVNPEAHGWTKRLRFRGASPDRTPCPSRMSALEQSIQKPEQMYGGGNQQSLSGQCALVVQMACAEEGKGAFGPLYMKEREFQAEFYKVVNHMLNEDEFETTWGMLLNKYNLKKHPYMTQIYEIRRKWPKTYFKEFFCIKMTCKERSKSVNCMLKKHMPPARPMHTFVRQYMRLLFDREREESYEDKRMMIVTPLRFFA; from the exons ATGCTGCCTATAG GTTCCCACTGCAGGAGGAGTTTTGCTGGGTCTGGGTGCGGCCAGCAGGTCGGCTGCGCTGACCCGGAGAGGGCACAGGTGGGGGTTCGTCGGCGACCAGATGCATCTCCAACTCTGTCGGCACAATCAACCGACGGGGTCAACCCGGAGGCCCATGGTTGGACAAAAAG ATTACGCTTCCGCGGTGCATCACCGGACCGGACACCATGTCCTTCTAGGATGAGTGCACTGGAGCAGTCAATTCAAAA ACCAGAACAGATGTATGGAGGTGGCAATCAGCAAAGTTTATCCGGACAGTGTGCACTGGTGGTGCAAATGGCATGTGCTGAAGAAGGCAAAGGAGCGTTTGGTCCCCTGTACATGAAGGAGAGAGAGTTCCAAGCTGAATTCTACAAAGTGGTGAACCACATGTTAAATGAAGATGAGTTCGAGACAACGTGGGGTATGCTGCTTAATAAGTACAACCTGAAGAAGCACCCTTACATGACCCAGATCTACGAAATAAGAAGAAAATGGCCAAAAACATACTTCAAGGAGTTTTTTTGCATCAAGATGACATGCAAAGAACGCAGCAAGAGCGTGAACTGCATGTTGAAGAAGCACATGCCTCCTGCTCGCCCGATGCACACCTTTGTGAGGCAGTACATGAGGTTGTTGTTTGACCGCGAGCGCGAGGAAAGCTACGAGGATAAGAGGATGATGATCGTAACTCCACTACGTTTCTTTGCATAG
- the LOC125556400 gene encoding protein FAR1-RELATED SEQUENCE 5-like isoform X2, producing the protein MLPIGSHCRRSFAGSGCGQQVGCADPERAQVGVRRRPDASPTLSAQSTDGVNPEAHGWTKRPEQMYGGGNQQSLSGQCALVVQMACAEEGKGAFGPLYMKEREFQAEFYKVVNHMLNEDEFETTWGMLLNKYNLKKHPYMTQIYEIRRKWPKTYFKEFFCIKMTCKERSKSVNCMLKKHMPPARPMHTFVRQYMRLLFDREREESYEDKRMMIVTPLRFFA; encoded by the exons ATGCTGCCTATAG GTTCCCACTGCAGGAGGAGTTTTGCTGGGTCTGGGTGCGGCCAGCAGGTCGGCTGCGCTGACCCGGAGAGGGCACAGGTGGGGGTTCGTCGGCGACCAGATGCATCTCCAACTCTGTCGGCACAATCAACCGACGGGGTCAACCCGGAGGCCCATGGTTGGACAAAAAG ACCAGAACAGATGTATGGAGGTGGCAATCAGCAAAGTTTATCCGGACAGTGTGCACTGGTGGTGCAAATGGCATGTGCTGAAGAAGGCAAAGGAGCGTTTGGTCCCCTGTACATGAAGGAGAGAGAGTTCCAAGCTGAATTCTACAAAGTGGTGAACCACATGTTAAATGAAGATGAGTTCGAGACAACGTGGGGTATGCTGCTTAATAAGTACAACCTGAAGAAGCACCCTTACATGACCCAGATCTACGAAATAAGAAGAAAATGGCCAAAAACATACTTCAAGGAGTTTTTTTGCATCAAGATGACATGCAAAGAACGCAGCAAGAGCGTGAACTGCATGTTGAAGAAGCACATGCCTCCTGCTCGCCCGATGCACACCTTTGTGAGGCAGTACATGAGGTTGTTGTTTGACCGCGAGCGCGAGGAAAGCTACGAGGATAAGAGGATGATGATCGTAACTCCACTACGTTTCTTTGCATAG
- the LOC125510032 gene encoding 2-alkenal reductase (NADP(+)-dependent)-like, with translation MAAAAEVSNKRVILKRYVTGFPSEDDMELVPATARLAVPRGSNAVVVKNLYLSCDPYLRSRMSGNDEPSHVPDFVQGEVLTTLGVSKVVESGHQDYKPGDLVWGLTGCEEYTLITNLESHFKINHPELPLSYYTGVLGMPGLTAYVGFFDVAKPKKGEYVFVSAASGAVGQLVGQLAKISGCYVVGSAGSDEKVNLLKTKFGFDDAFNYKKEQDLDATLKRCFPEGIDIYFENVGGAMLDAVLLNMRLHGRVSVCGLISQYNLEQSEGVRNLFCIITKRIRMEGFIVTDHYGTYRKFEEEMAGYLKDGKITYVEDVAEGIESFPTALIGLFYGRNVGKQLVAVARE, from the exons atggcggcggcggcggaggtgagCAACAAGAGGGTGATCCTGAAGCGCTACGTGACGGGGTTCCCCTCCGAGGACGACATGGAGCTCGTCCCGGCGACGGCGCGCCTGGCCGTGCCGCGGGGGTCGAACGCCGTGGTGGTCAAGAACCTCTACCTCTCCTGCGACCCCTACCTGCGCAGCCGGATGTCCGGGAACGACGAGCCCAGCCACGTCCCGGACTTCGTCCAGGGGGAG GTTTTAACTACTTTAGGCGTAAGCAAGGTGGTGGAATCCGGACACCAGGATTACAAGCCCGGCGATCTGGTGTGGGGGTTGACAGGATGTGAAGAGTACACTTTGATCACTAATCTGGAGTCGCATTTCAAGATCAACCATCCTGAATTGCCGCTGTCATACTACACAGGAGTTCTTG GCATGCCTGGCCTTACTGCCTATGTTGGATTTTTTGACGTGGCCAAGCCAAAAAAGGGCGAGTATGTCTTTGTGTCGGCAGCGTCAGGCGCCGTTGGACAGCTTGTCGGGCAGCTTGCCAAGATTTCTGGCTGCTATGTGGTTGGCAGTGCCGGTTCTGATGAGAAG GTCAACCTCCTAAAAACAAAGTTTGGGTTTGATGATGCCTTCAACTACAAGAAGGAGCAGGACTTGGACGCCACACTGAAGAG ATGCTTCCCAGAGGGCATCGACATCTACTTCGAGAATGTGGGTGGCGCGATGCTGGACGCGGTGCTTCTCAACATGAGGCTGCATGGGCGGGTGTCCGTGTGCGGGTTGATCTCGCAGTACAACCTGGAGCAGAGCGAGGGCGTGCGCAACCTTTTCTGCATCATCACCAAGCGCATCCGCATGGAGGGGTTCATCGTGACGGATCACTATGGCACTTACAGAAAGTTCGAAGAGGAGATGGCCGGCTACCTCAAGGACGGGAAGATCACCTACGTGGAGGACGTCGCCGAGGGGATCGAGAGCTTCCCGACGGCGCTCATCGGGCTCTTCTACGGGCGCAACGTCGGAAAGCAGCTGGTGGCCGTCGCACGGGAGTGA